In Acidimicrobiia bacterium, a single genomic region encodes these proteins:
- a CDS encoding HAD-IB family hydrolase — protein MTERDTHSTWASGEGRPAAFFDLDKTIIAKSSTLAFGRPLYKAGFLNRRALLKAGIAQIVYVMVGADHDQMEKVRGQLLALTKGWDRHQVGELVRETVDEIVAPLVYAEALAIIDEHHRAGRKVVIISSSPEEVVRPLAVYLGVDDVIATRSKSGPDGRYTGELEFYAYGPGKAEAIREMAERESLNLEDSYAYSDSITDLPMLEAVGHPVVVNPDKELEEIATARDWQVMDFERPVTLRTRLATLPKPVPIISGAALAGALGSAAIWWAIRTRGRSS, from the coding sequence GTGACCGAACGCGACACACATTCAACCTGGGCTTCGGGGGAAGGGCGCCCAGCTGCCTTCTTCGACCTCGACAAGACGATCATTGCCAAGTCGTCGACCCTCGCCTTCGGCAGGCCCCTCTACAAGGCGGGCTTTCTGAACCGTCGCGCCCTGCTCAAGGCCGGAATCGCCCAGATCGTCTATGTCATGGTTGGTGCCGATCACGATCAGATGGAGAAGGTGCGAGGGCAACTCCTGGCACTGACCAAAGGTTGGGATCGCCATCAGGTGGGCGAACTTGTCCGGGAGACCGTTGATGAGATCGTCGCCCCGCTCGTCTACGCAGAAGCGCTGGCCATCATCGACGAGCACCATCGCGCCGGCCGCAAGGTCGTCATCATCTCGTCCAGCCCCGAAGAAGTGGTGCGACCCCTGGCCGTGTATCTCGGTGTCGACGATGTGATCGCCACCCGCTCGAAATCGGGTCCGGACGGTCGCTACACGGGCGAACTCGAGTTCTACGCCTACGGGCCCGGCAAAGCGGAGGCGATCAGGGAGATGGCCGAACGCGAGAGCCTCAACCTCGAAGATTCCTACGCCTATTCCGACTCGATCACGGACCTCCCGATGCTCGAAGCCGTCGGCCATCCGGTAGTGGTCAACCCCGACAAGGAACTCGAGGAGATCGCCACCGCCCGCGACTGGCAGGTGATGGATTTCGAACGCCCGGTCACCCTGCGCACTCGTTTGGCGACGCTTCCCAAACCCGTCCCGATCATTTCTGGAGCCGCCCTCGCCGGGGCCCTGGGCTCGGCGGCCATCTGGTGGGCGATCCGCACTCGCGGCCGCTCGTCCTAA
- a CDS encoding ATPase, T2SS/T4P/T4SS family codes for MALIGRLVARIIDSDVPLEREGLAQVMPRLLAEEAPLAPPGTSQAVIDALVGMGPIEPLLRDEGVTDVLVNRPDDVWIERDGRLTKTTVRFESGADIRAAVERIIGPLGLRIDHASPTVDARLPDGSRLHATLPPVAVDGPVVAIRRFTRAIGDLEDLVVSGAVSEAGARMLEEAVVQGQSILVSGGTGTGKTTLLNVLSRVIPAHERVVTVEDAAELALTGHVVRLEARPANAEGRGEVTLRHLVRVALRLRPDRIIVGEVRGPEALDLVGALNTGHRGSMATVHANSPEEALLRLETLALLDGGGMEATTIRAQLQAAIDVIVQMGRFRSRRRVVSIAAQRGGDLEERYRQ; via the coding sequence ATGGCGCTGATCGGGCGGCTTGTTGCCAGAATCATCGATTCCGATGTGCCGCTCGAGCGTGAGGGGCTCGCGCAGGTCATGCCACGATTGCTGGCAGAGGAGGCGCCGCTGGCGCCGCCGGGAACCTCGCAGGCCGTCATCGACGCTCTGGTAGGCATGGGGCCCATTGAACCCCTCCTCCGCGATGAGGGGGTAACCGATGTCCTGGTCAACAGGCCCGATGACGTGTGGATCGAGCGTGACGGCCGGCTCACCAAGACCACTGTTAGGTTCGAGAGCGGAGCGGACATCCGCGCCGCCGTTGAGCGAATCATCGGGCCGCTCGGTTTACGAATCGATCATGCTTCTCCCACCGTCGATGCCAGACTCCCGGACGGCAGCAGGCTCCATGCGACACTGCCTCCGGTGGCCGTCGACGGTCCCGTCGTCGCGATCCGGCGGTTCACGCGGGCAATCGGCGATCTAGAGGACCTCGTTGTCTCGGGGGCGGTGAGCGAGGCGGGTGCCCGAATGCTTGAAGAGGCTGTGGTTCAGGGCCAGAGCATTCTGGTTTCCGGTGGCACCGGGACGGGCAAGACAACCTTGCTGAACGTGCTATCGAGAGTGATCCCGGCGCACGAGCGGGTGGTCACCGTTGAGGACGCCGCAGAGCTAGCGCTGACCGGGCACGTGGTGCGCCTCGAAGCCCGACCGGCAAACGCAGAAGGGCGCGGCGAGGTCACCCTTCGCCATCTCGTCCGGGTGGCCCTGAGGCTCCGCCCGGACCGCATCATCGTCGGCGAAGTCCGCGGACCCGAAGCACTCGACCTGGTCGGGGCGCTGAACACGGGACATCGCGGATCGATGGCGACGGTGCATGCAAACAGCCCTGAAGAGGCGCTGTTGAGACTCGAGACCCTTGCACTACTCGACGGCGGGGGAATGGAAGCCACCACGATCCGGGCGCAACTTCAAGCCGCAATCGACGTCATCGTGCAGATGGGCAGGTTTCGATCCCGGCGGCGGGTCGTCTCCATCGCCGCGCAGCGTGGAGGAGATCTCGAAGAGAGGTACCGGCAATGA
- a CDS encoding type II secretion system F family protein: MMEALAAGLVILSGAPLVFVLVMVIGLINPWIGLASIWAFHLSKRGHPSPWSVDVRFSRGVADELRGGSSLRQAFAEAAEDIGEGRLARVCRSGRPYEEMASGVEACLPLTGQAAGAAIRIAGESGGRVADAFEAIALLAEDEQALKNERRAASAQARTSALIIAVLPVLLVVLLVGAGRMDVLLSGGSLSVGLMTTGFGLITVGLVTIWQMVRRAELA, translated from the coding sequence ATGATGGAGGCACTCGCCGCCGGCCTGGTCATATTGTCCGGCGCCCCTCTGGTGTTCGTCCTCGTCATGGTCATCGGGTTGATCAATCCCTGGATCGGATTGGCGTCTATCTGGGCCTTCCATCTGTCGAAGCGTGGGCACCCGTCTCCCTGGTCGGTCGACGTGCGCTTCAGCCGTGGGGTGGCCGACGAACTACGCGGCGGATCGTCCCTACGGCAAGCGTTTGCGGAGGCGGCAGAGGACATCGGCGAGGGCCGTCTGGCGCGGGTCTGTCGGAGTGGGCGGCCCTACGAAGAAATGGCATCTGGGGTGGAGGCGTGTTTGCCGCTCACCGGCCAGGCGGCGGGCGCCGCCATCCGGATTGCCGGCGAGAGCGGTGGAAGGGTAGCCGACGCGTTCGAGGCCATCGCGCTGCTCGCCGAGGATGAACAAGCACTGAAGAATGAGCGGCGGGCGGCGTCCGCCCAGGCGCGTACCTCAGCCCTCATCATTGCTGTTCTACCGGTGCTTCTCGTCGTGCTGCTCGTTGGAGCCGGTCGGATGGATGTCTTGTTGTCCGGTGGCTCGCTCTCAGTCGGCCTCATGACGACGGGTTTCGGTCTCATCACAGTCGGGCTCGTCACTATCTGGCAGATGGTCCGGCGTGCGGAGCTGGCGTGA
- a CDS encoding type II secretion system F family protein: MWTAAIAVALFVVARRGDTTSLPSHPAPGGAVRSWTMVPRRRQRNASLPEDLQAVAAALVVGTAAGLSLQSSLELAATLGPSRRGELDDVLRDARNLGLGVALARSGGKMSPLFARLARAQVSGAPLAATVAGFAAEEREIRRSARIEAARKLPVRLTIPLALLVLPGFVLLTAGPAAVGSLQRMLGPLMP, encoded by the coding sequence ATGTGGACGGCCGCCATCGCAGTCGCGCTGTTCGTCGTTGCCAGACGAGGTGACACGACCTCTCTTCCGTCTCACCCGGCGCCGGGTGGAGCCGTCCGATCGTGGACGATGGTTCCACGGCGGCGGCAACGGAACGCCTCCCTCCCGGAAGATCTGCAGGCGGTGGCCGCGGCTCTGGTGGTCGGCACGGCCGCCGGTTTGAGCCTTCAGTCCTCACTGGAGCTCGCCGCCACCCTCGGCCCCTCTCGAAGGGGCGAACTTGACGATGTGCTCAGGGATGCGCGAAATCTGGGTCTGGGTGTCGCGCTCGCCCGATCAGGCGGGAAGATGTCGCCGTTGTTCGCCAGGTTGGCCAGGGCGCAGGTGAGCGGCGCTCCGCTTGCGGCCACCGTCGCCGGCTTTGCCGCGGAAGAGCGCGAAATTCGCCGCTCCGCTCGCATCGAGGCGGCTCGAAAGCTGCCGGTTCGATTGACGATTCCACTGGCGCTGCTTGTCCTGCCCGGCTTCGTCCTGCTCACCGCCGGCCCGGCCGCGGTCGGGTCTCTGCAGCGAATGCTCGGACCGTTGATGCCGTGA
- a CDS encoding DUF4244 domain-containing protein encodes MWTRISSDDGQSTVEYVLVLLAAAAFAMALVAWISGSSLIPSFFASVIDKVIGFVR; translated from the coding sequence GTGTGGACGAGAATCTCGAGCGATGATGGACAGAGCACCGTCGAATACGTGCTCGTGTTGCTGGCGGCGGCCGCCTTCGCGATGGCACTGGTCGCCTGGATCAGCGGCTCGAGCTTGATCCCGTCGTTCTTCGCCTCCGTAATCGACAAGGTGATCGGTTTCGTGCGTTGA
- a CDS encoding TadE/TadG family type IV pilus assembly protein: protein MSAPSPSIDTGRGSATVEFALVIPVVLLVLVALVEVAVVARVQLELLGAARQGARVAATNPDPANAVDAVHGALSEGAVQQVIVTVERPAVVGREAVVELAMTHRLASALFGGVPVNLSARSVMRVER, encoded by the coding sequence TTGAGTGCTCCGTCGCCGTCGATCGACACCGGGCGGGGTTCGGCCACGGTCGAATTCGCGCTGGTGATCCCGGTCGTTCTGCTGGTACTGGTTGCCCTGGTCGAGGTCGCGGTGGTGGCGCGCGTTCAGTTGGAACTACTCGGCGCAGCCAGACAAGGGGCACGGGTCGCCGCCACCAACCCCGACCCGGCGAACGCCGTCGATGCGGTTCACGGAGCACTGAGCGAAGGAGCGGTCCAACAGGTCATCGTGACTGTTGAGCGGCCGGCGGTGGTGGGCAGGGAGGCAGTAGTCGAGTTGGCGATGACCCACCGCCTGGCGAGCGCACTGTTCGGAGGTGTGCCGGTCAACCTGTCTGCACGATCGGTCATGCGGGTCGAGCGATGA
- a CDS encoding pilus assembly protein TadG-related protein: MIREDGSATVVAVFVVGILAVLTAALGGLAQILVAGDMAQTAADAAALAAAPVTFRPFGATGSAVEEAGRFAGANGGRLIRCAGCEPDPSWNRRVVEVEVLVEVDVLGFGRSVVSASAAAEFVPAQLLGLPVFDG; the protein is encoded by the coding sequence ATGATCCGGGAAGACGGGTCTGCGACGGTTGTGGCCGTGTTCGTCGTCGGCATTCTGGCCGTCCTAACTGCCGCCCTCGGCGGGCTGGCGCAGATCCTGGTGGCCGGCGACATGGCGCAAACGGCGGCCGATGCCGCCGCTCTCGCCGCCGCTCCCGTGACGTTCAGGCCGTTCGGGGCGACTGGTTCCGCCGTCGAGGAAGCCGGCCGGTTCGCCGGGGCCAACGGTGGACGGCTCATCCGGTGCGCCGGTTGCGAACCGGATCCGTCGTGGAATAGGCGTGTGGTGGAAGTCGAGGTCCTGGTCGAGGTCGACGTTCTCGGATTCGGCAGGTCGGTCGTCTCAGCCTCTGCCGCCGCAGAGTTCGTTCCCGCGCAGTTACTCGGTCTCCCTGTGTTCGACGGCTGA
- a CDS encoding cation-translocating P-type ATPase has translation MTDWHARDADDVVAGLETDSERGLSGVESSRRLAETGPNELGGSRGPGRWRILVSQFTDMLIFVLLVAAVVSGFLLGEWIDAGVILAIVVLNAVIGYTQEVRAEDALARLKEMAAPTALVIRDGEEVDVPAAEVVPGDLLVLEAGDKVAADARLVTAVHLQAEEAALTGESLPVSKNLKPSPLDASTGDRRSMVFAGTVIAAGRGRAVITATGPSTEMGKIAEMLEPEEQPSPLSLELAEVGRRIAWLTLGIAVIVFILGLARDRSAESVQTMFLIAVALAVAAIPEGLPAVVTVTLARGVQAMAKNNAIVRRLPAVEALGAASVICTDKTGTLTRNEMRVQVIDFADLVALPADVEGTDGRVWRFAQIAALCSDARRVTDGYQGDPTEIAVLRSIDPTILKVDDVRAASPRLDEVAFDSSRKMMTTLHPAGERFLVAVKGAPEVVLGRCAFFEHVGGPVPMDEQRRASAVETADGFAARGLRTLGFAYSIIDARPADLAGVERDLVFVALAGMSDELRPETRRAIEDANAAGVRVVMVTGDHLVTARAIAADLGLLGERSAMPGTELRAMEQEELNAIVEDVAVYARVDPADKVKIVKAWKSTGGIVAMTGDGVNDAPALQAADIGVAMGSGTDVAKEAADMVLADDNFATILRAVSEGRVIFSNLKKVVYFLLSANASEVLVMFLGFLFFGALGEPLLATQLLWINLVTDGLPALALGIDTPVPGLMHQSPDERREILSVPHQLRILWQGAFLAAGALGALIWAHYLREAEWEYVRTMVFTTLVTAQLAHIYNIRAQGTTVWKIGFGGNRVLTWGVIGSLMLHVLVVYTPLGNRLFDTVPIEWIDWPAIVAFTVLPFLGVDAVKRRIVRRHPAWETVGD, from the coding sequence ATGACCGATTGGCATGCTCGAGACGCCGACGACGTCGTTGCCGGGTTGGAGACCGACTCCGAGCGCGGGTTGTCCGGCGTGGAATCCTCCCGGCGACTGGCGGAGACCGGTCCGAATGAACTCGGGGGCAGCCGGGGACCCGGCCGCTGGCGGATCCTGGTCTCGCAGTTCACCGACATGCTCATCTTCGTCTTGCTCGTCGCCGCCGTCGTCAGTGGTTTCCTGCTGGGGGAGTGGATCGACGCGGGTGTGATCCTTGCCATCGTGGTCCTGAATGCTGTGATCGGGTACACGCAGGAAGTCCGTGCCGAGGATGCGCTCGCCCGGCTCAAGGAAATGGCGGCGCCAACCGCGCTCGTCATAAGGGACGGGGAGGAGGTGGACGTTCCCGCCGCGGAGGTTGTGCCCGGCGATCTGCTCGTTCTCGAGGCGGGCGACAAGGTGGCGGCAGATGCCCGGTTGGTGACCGCTGTGCATCTCCAGGCTGAGGAAGCCGCCCTCACCGGCGAGAGCCTTCCCGTTTCCAAGAACCTCAAGCCGTCTCCTCTCGATGCGTCGACCGGCGATCGGCGGTCCATGGTGTTTGCCGGGACCGTGATAGCCGCCGGGCGCGGCCGGGCTGTCATCACAGCTACCGGGCCCTCCACGGAGATGGGGAAGATCGCCGAGATGCTCGAACCTGAAGAGCAGCCTTCTCCGCTCTCGCTCGAGCTTGCCGAAGTCGGACGCCGGATCGCCTGGCTCACTTTGGGGATCGCCGTCATCGTCTTCATCCTCGGCCTGGCCCGCGACCGGTCGGCGGAGAGCGTTCAGACGATGTTCCTCATCGCCGTGGCGCTTGCCGTTGCCGCCATTCCCGAGGGACTGCCGGCTGTTGTCACCGTGACGCTGGCGAGGGGAGTGCAAGCCATGGCGAAGAACAACGCCATCGTTCGGCGGCTTCCTGCCGTCGAAGCGCTCGGAGCCGCTTCGGTCATCTGCACCGACAAGACGGGCACGCTGACGCGCAACGAGATGCGCGTGCAGGTCATCGATTTCGCTGACCTCGTCGCTCTGCCGGCGGACGTGGAGGGTACCGATGGGAGGGTGTGGCGTTTCGCCCAGATTGCCGCGCTGTGCAGTGATGCTCGCCGGGTCACCGACGGTTATCAGGGTGACCCGACTGAGATAGCGGTTCTCCGATCCATCGATCCGACGATTCTCAAGGTAGACGACGTGCGGGCGGCCAGTCCTCGCCTGGACGAAGTTGCCTTCGACTCATCCCGCAAGATGATGACCACCCTGCATCCGGCCGGTGAGCGATTTCTCGTAGCGGTCAAGGGAGCGCCCGAGGTCGTGCTGGGGCGCTGCGCGTTTTTCGAGCATGTCGGGGGGCCGGTCCCGATGGATGAACAGAGGCGCGCTTCTGCAGTGGAAACGGCCGACGGCTTCGCCGCCCGCGGGCTGCGCACGCTCGGTTTCGCCTACAGCATCATCGATGCGCGTCCTGCCGATCTTGCCGGCGTCGAACGAGATCTCGTGTTCGTGGCGCTGGCCGGGATGAGTGATGAGCTTCGACCCGAGACCCGGCGTGCGATAGAGGACGCCAACGCCGCTGGAGTCCGGGTCGTGATGGTGACGGGAGATCACCTCGTTACCGCCAGGGCGATTGCCGCCGACCTCGGGCTGCTCGGAGAACGCTCGGCTATGCCGGGAACCGAGTTGCGAGCGATGGAGCAGGAAGAACTGAATGCGATCGTCGAGGATGTGGCGGTCTACGCCCGTGTTGACCCGGCCGACAAGGTGAAGATCGTCAAAGCATGGAAATCCACCGGTGGGATCGTTGCCATGACCGGTGATGGTGTGAACGATGCACCGGCCCTGCAGGCTGCGGACATCGGGGTAGCCATGGGGTCGGGCACCGACGTTGCGAAGGAAGCTGCAGACATGGTCCTGGCAGACGACAACTTCGCCACCATTCTTCGTGCGGTTTCCGAGGGGCGGGTGATCTTCTCGAACCTGAAGAAGGTCGTTTACTTCTTGCTCAGTGCCAACGCCTCAGAAGTGCTGGTGATGTTCCTCGGTTTTCTCTTCTTCGGGGCGCTGGGCGAGCCGTTGCTGGCCACCCAGTTGTTGTGGATCAATCTCGTTACGGATGGATTGCCGGCACTGGCCCTGGGCATCGACACGCCGGTGCCCGGGCTCATGCACCAGTCGCCGGACGAGCGGCGCGAGATCCTCAGTGTGCCCCACCAGCTGCGGATCCTCTGGCAGGGTGCCTTCCTGGCGGCCGGCGCGCTCGGTGCGTTGATCTGGGCGCACTACCTGCGAGAGGCCGAGTGGGAGTATGTCCGAACCATGGTCTTCACCACCCTGGTCACCGCCCAGCTTGCGCACATCTACAACATTCGGGCGCAGGGCACGACGGTGTGGAAGATCGGCTTTGGCGGCAATCGAGTGCTGACGTGGGGCGTGATCGGGTCTTTGATGCTTCACGTCCTGGTCGTCTATACGCCGCTCGGCAATCGGTTGTTCGACACGGTGCCTATCGAGTGGATCGATTGGCCGGCGATCGTCGCGTTCACGGTGCTACCTTTTCTGGGCGTCGACGCGGTCAAGCGCAGGATCGTACGCCGCCACCCCGCCTGGGAGACGGTCGGGGACTGA
- a CDS encoding LCP family protein, with translation MATVPAFMNPHRVSVMLAVALLLSACGGSETSTTTSSTAIASTSTPTMAATTTLVELEATVVLEGAPAELAVAIDALYSWILDPSSPPPGSIADSLAAGLEGVHTDQRSIEVEGTAYLGTIFETPIAVVTAGDDVVLAVDDGEWRIVGARLSRFDAPPVYGKTPRLAFVIGSDARPGENPLRFRADSLHIVSTVPGLGDGAIVGIPRDSWVAASYGGNAKFTNVMASRGPEVVVETAEILTGLDFEGYILTGFKGFVGLVDAFGGFEIDIPFAMSEPKSKAYFNAGEQHIDGTGALAFARNRTIAGGDLTRQLHHGLIMKAALFETQRRSIEELPHLLELLTEYTWTDLSPEDLLTLAASAYELNPLTLTNIVVPGTVGTAGAASVVRLDEEAFTIFEDLTNGLVETP, from the coding sequence ATGGCTACTGTTCCCGCCTTCATGAATCCTCACCGTGTCAGTGTGATGCTGGCCGTGGCCCTCTTGCTCTCAGCATGCGGCGGCTCCGAAACCAGCACCACCACCAGTTCAACCGCGATTGCCTCGACCTCCACGCCGACGATGGCAGCTACCACGACGCTCGTCGAACTCGAAGCCACAGTCGTTCTCGAGGGCGCACCTGCCGAACTGGCTGTTGCTATCGATGCCCTTTACTCCTGGATTCTGGATCCGAGTTCTCCCCCACCTGGATCTATTGCCGACAGCCTCGCCGCCGGACTCGAAGGAGTTCACACCGATCAACGTTCGATCGAGGTCGAGGGGACGGCCTACCTCGGGACGATCTTCGAGACCCCCATCGCCGTCGTGACCGCCGGAGACGATGTGGTACTCGCAGTCGACGACGGCGAATGGCGAATCGTGGGCGCCCGGCTGAGTAGGTTCGATGCCCCGCCGGTGTACGGGAAGACGCCGCGCCTGGCGTTCGTCATTGGTTCCGACGCGCGGCCGGGCGAGAACCCCCTGCGCTTCCGGGCCGACAGCCTTCACATCGTCTCGACGGTTCCGGGACTCGGGGACGGTGCCATCGTGGGGATCCCGCGCGACTCGTGGGTCGCGGCCTCCTACGGCGGCAACGCCAAGTTCACGAACGTGATGGCGTCCCGGGGACCGGAGGTCGTGGTCGAGACCGCCGAGATCCTCACCGGGCTCGACTTCGAGGGCTACATCCTCACCGGGTTCAAAGGGTTCGTGGGTCTGGTAGACGCCTTCGGCGGATTTGAGATCGACATTCCGTTCGCGATGTCCGAACCGAAGTCCAAGGCGTACTTCAATGCAGGCGAACAGCACATCGATGGGACCGGGGCGCTCGCCTTTGCCCGCAACCGGACGATCGCCGGCGGCGACCTGACCCGACAGCTCCACCACGGGTTGATCATGAAGGCCGCCCTGTTTGAGACGCAACGGCGGAGCATCGAGGAGCTTCCCCATCTGCTCGAACTTCTGACCGAATACACGTGGACGGATCTGTCGCCTGAGGACCTCTTGACGCTGGCGGCCTCTGCCTACGAGCTGAATCCACTCACCCTGACGAACATCGTCGTGCCCGGCACCGTTGGAACGGCGGGGGCGGCATCCGTCGTGCGCCTCGACGAAGAGGCGTTCACGATCTTCGAAGACCTCACGAACGGGCTCGTCGAGACTCCCTAG
- a CDS encoding sodium-translocating pyrophosphatase, with the protein MNTFFLIAALVAGLAALGLALFYARVVLAASQGNETMIEISSNIRAGAMAFLRREYTWVAVFVAVMFMLLGFLLDDGWLRAFAYLAGALLSAGAGFIGMRIATAANARTAEAARTGGIKKALPLAFRGGAVMGFTVAGFGLLGVTLGYLIFIEWSGFDIGRGAEIVAAIGLGGSSIALFARVGGGIYTKAADIGADLVGKVEAGIPEDDPRNPATIADNVGDNVGDVAGMGADLFESYVGSLVAPIVFAALAFGDAVFQAEAVIFPLAVGTVGMLASIIGSFLVKPKSESDLASALHRGTNTAMVLAALGVLGLSYWIFGSIDSVNPLGLFIAVSIGLLVGFVIGKISEIYTSDHYKTVKEIARQAQTGPATVILAGIAQGKRSAAYSVIVTAAGIGGAYWAGDLALGAGGGIYGVAIAAIGVLATLGIVISVDAYGPIADNAGGIAEMAHLPPEVRQATDALDSLGNTTAAVAKGFAIGSAAVTALALFSTFTQAITNAAFAKDVVNPLAEGINIMNVETTIGLFLGAMFPFLFSGMTINAVGRAANEMIEEVRRQFREIPGLKEGKEGVKAEYAKCVDIATAGALREMILPGSLAVILPLLIGFVNVEALGGFLAGALVTGFLLAIYMANAGGAWDNAKKFIEAGAYGGKGSDAHKAAVIGDTVGDPFKDTSGPAMNIVIKVMTIVSLVFASAFVG; encoded by the coding sequence ATGAACACCTTTTTCCTCATTGCCGCCCTGGTAGCCGGTCTGGCAGCTCTTGGGTTAGCGCTGTTCTACGCCCGGGTGGTGCTTGCCGCCAGCCAGGGAAACGAGACGATGATCGAGATATCCTCGAACATCAGGGCCGGGGCTATGGCCTTTCTTCGGCGCGAGTACACCTGGGTTGCCGTCTTTGTGGCGGTGATGTTCATGCTCCTCGGGTTTCTTCTCGACGACGGCTGGCTGAGGGCGTTCGCGTATCTGGCCGGTGCGCTCCTCTCCGCGGGGGCAGGCTTCATCGGAATGCGGATCGCCACTGCTGCCAACGCCAGAACCGCCGAAGCCGCCCGAACCGGCGGCATCAAGAAGGCACTTCCACTGGCGTTTCGCGGCGGAGCGGTGATGGGGTTCACCGTTGCCGGTTTCGGCCTCCTCGGCGTGACCCTGGGATACCTGATCTTCATCGAGTGGAGCGGATTCGACATCGGCCGTGGGGCCGAGATCGTGGCCGCCATTGGCCTCGGCGGTTCCTCCATCGCGCTGTTCGCTCGTGTCGGCGGCGGGATCTACACGAAAGCTGCCGATATCGGCGCCGACCTCGTCGGCAAAGTCGAAGCGGGAATCCCCGAAGACGATCCGCGCAACCCGGCGACGATTGCCGACAACGTTGGCGACAACGTCGGCGATGTGGCCGGCATGGGCGCCGACCTGTTCGAGTCGTATGTGGGCTCGTTGGTAGCCCCGATCGTCTTCGCCGCCCTGGCGTTCGGCGATGCAGTGTTTCAGGCAGAAGCGGTTATTTTCCCGTTGGCCGTCGGCACGGTCGGCATGCTGGCGTCGATCATCGGATCGTTCCTCGTCAAACCGAAGTCCGAGTCCGATCTCGCCTCTGCCCTGCACCGGGGAACGAACACCGCCATGGTTCTGGCTGCGCTCGGTGTGCTCGGGCTCTCGTACTGGATCTTCGGTTCGATCGACAGCGTGAATCCTCTCGGCCTGTTCATAGCGGTGTCGATCGGCCTGCTCGTCGGATTCGTGATCGGCAAGATCTCCGAGATCTACACCTCCGACCACTACAAGACCGTCAAGGAGATCGCGCGCCAGGCACAGACCGGACCCGCCACCGTGATCCTTGCCGGAATCGCACAAGGGAAGCGTTCGGCTGCCTATTCGGTCATCGTCACGGCAGCCGGAATCGGGGGTGCATACTGGGCAGGAGATCTTGCGCTCGGGGCCGGGGGCGGGATCTACGGAGTGGCCATTGCCGCCATCGGGGTGCTCGCCACCCTCGGGATCGTGATCTCCGTCGACGCGTACGGGCCGATCGCCGACAACGCCGGCGGCATTGCGGAAATGGCGCATCTCCCACCAGAGGTTCGCCAGGCGACCGACGCTCTCGACTCGCTCGGCAACACCACCGCGGCAGTCGCCAAGGGCTTTGCCATTGGATCCGCGGCCGTGACCGCTCTGGCCCTGTTCTCGACTTTTACCCAGGCGATCACCAACGCCGCGTTTGCCAAGGACGTCGTCAACCCACTGGCCGAAGGCATCAACATCATGAATGTCGAGACGACGATCGGCCTGTTCCTCGGTGCCATGTTCCCGTTCCTGTTTTCCGGGATGACGATCAACGCGGTCGGTCGCGCCGCCAATGAGATGATCGAGGAAGTGCGACGGCAGTTTCGCGAGATCCCGGGCCTCAAGGAGGGCAAAGAGGGAGTCAAGGCCGAGTACGCCAAGTGCGTCGATATCGCAACCGCCGGGGCCCTACGGGAAATGATTCTTCCCGGATCCCTCGCCGTCATCCTCCCGCTGCTGATCGGGTTCGTCAACGTCGAAGCGCTCGGCGGATTCCTCGCCGGAGCGCTGGTGACGGGCTTCCTGCTGGCCATCTACATGGCGAACGCGGGCGGCGCCTGGGACAACGCCAAGAAGTTCATCGAAGCCGGTGCCTATGGCGGCAAGGGCTCCGACGCTCACAAGGCGGCGGTCATCGGAGATACGGTTGGAGATCCGTTCAAGGACACCTCCGGCCCGGCGATGAACATCGTGATCAAGGTGATGACCATCGTCAGCCTGGTGTTCGCCTCAGCCTTTGTCGGCTGA